The following proteins are co-located in the Acinetobacter sp. NCu2D-2 genome:
- the lptC gene encoding LPS export ABC transporter periplasmic protein LptC, which produces MDTKVLYITAIVIASVSGGYYYFSGKGNKLDADSARSMTYSAKQIQLTQTDEQGQLYIRAQVDGLEQDMQKKTTKLTNLNASTYANNKVDATFLAKQANGYDDNTKVVLSQHVIATKLMQNGQLKFQTTELTAYPKTREIITDKTVNVESPQAEFVSQGLKANLNEGQYEFTNIRGKYEPNS; this is translated from the coding sequence ATGGATACAAAAGTTTTATATATCACTGCGATTGTGATCGCATCTGTAAGTGGTGGTTATTACTATTTCAGTGGTAAAGGCAATAAACTTGATGCTGATTCAGCACGCAGCATGACCTATTCTGCCAAGCAAATTCAGTTAACCCAAACAGATGAGCAAGGGCAGTTGTATATTCGTGCTCAAGTTGATGGGCTTGAGCAAGATATGCAAAAGAAAACCACAAAATTGACCAATTTAAATGCGTCTACATATGCGAATAATAAAGTGGATGCGACATTTTTAGCCAAACAAGCGAACGGCTATGATGACAATACAAAAGTCGTACTTTCTCAACATGTTATCGCCACAAAATTAATGCAAAATGGGCAATTAAAGTTCCAGACAACCGAATTGACTGCTTATCCTAAAACACGTGAAATTATCACAGATAAAACAGTGAACGTAGAATCTCCACAAGCTGAATTTGTAAGCCAAGGTCTTAAAGCGAATTTAAATGAAGGCCAATATGAGTTTACAAATATTCGAGGAAAGTATGAACCTAACTCTTAA
- the lptA gene encoding lipopolysaccharide transport periplasmic protein LptA, whose protein sequence is MNLTLKSMLTKTFLQRMALVTACGFAIVPAYAIPSDRQQPITLVADRATFNERTGVTTYSGNVIIEQGTMKLQAASIVANLNSKKEISNITASGSPARFQQKTDAAKGLAKGQAQKIVYNAETGIITLSGNAFLEQDGASIRGNTLKYSMNKGDIEATGTPNKTGSSTGRVKIVIPPSSSKSFPGVRD, encoded by the coding sequence ATGAACCTAACTCTTAAATCAATGCTGACTAAAACTTTCCTTCAGCGTATGGCACTTGTCACGGCATGTGGCTTTGCCATTGTACCTGCTTATGCAATTCCATCCGATCGTCAGCAGCCAATCACTTTGGTTGCAGACCGCGCGACATTTAATGAACGCACGGGTGTAACTACCTATTCTGGTAATGTCATCATTGAGCAAGGGACAATGAAGCTGCAAGCGGCATCAATTGTCGCGAACTTAAACTCGAAAAAAGAAATCAGTAATATCACGGCTTCAGGTAGTCCAGCGCGTTTTCAACAGAAAACCGATGCTGCCAAAGGTTTAGCCAAAGGTCAGGCTCAAAAGATTGTTTATAATGCAGAAACAGGCATTATTACCTTGTCTGGTAATGCTTTCTTAGAACAAGATGGCGCAAGTATTCGTGGTAATACCTTGAAGTACAGTATGAACAAGGGTGATATTGAAGCAACAGGTACACCGAATAAAACTGGTTCATCTACTGGTCGTGTAAAAATTGTGATTCCGCCATCAAGCTCTAAATCATTCCCTGGAGTACGTGATTAA
- the lptB gene encoding LPS export ABC transporter ATP-binding protein, giving the protein MDQSQVQTLCIKHLAKNYNKRWVVKDVSFSMQSGQIVGLLGPNGAGKTTSFYMVVGLVRMDKGEIYLDDLDLSDLAMHERARKGIGYLPQEASIFRKLTISENIMAILETRKDLNKAQRQQRLTELLADFKITHIKDSLGMSVSGGERRRAEIARALAADPKFMLLDEPFAGVDPISVGDIKDIITTLKDRGIGVLITDHNVRETLAICEHAYIVSEGSVIAEGAPHEILENETVRRVYLGDDFTV; this is encoded by the coding sequence ATGGATCAGTCACAAGTACAGACTTTATGTATTAAACATCTGGCCAAAAACTACAACAAACGTTGGGTGGTCAAAGATGTTTCATTTAGCATGCAAAGCGGACAAATTGTCGGTTTACTCGGTCCAAATGGTGCAGGTAAAACCACAAGTTTCTATATGGTTGTAGGGCTTGTACGTATGGATAAAGGGGAGATTTATCTTGATGATCTAGATTTATCCGACCTTGCTATGCATGAACGTGCACGTAAGGGTATTGGTTATCTACCACAAGAAGCTTCTATTTTTAGAAAATTAACCATTTCTGAAAATATCATGGCGATTCTTGAAACGCGCAAAGATTTAAATAAAGCACAGCGTCAGCAGCGCTTAACTGAACTTTTAGCCGATTTTAAAATCACCCATATTAAAGATTCACTCGGTATGAGTGTGTCGGGTGGTGAACGCCGTCGTGCTGAGATTGCCCGTGCGTTAGCTGCAGATCCGAAATTCATGCTATTGGATGAACCTTTTGCTGGGGTCGATCCAATTTCGGTGGGTGATATTAAAGACATTATCACCACCTTAAAAGATCGTGGTATTGGTGTTTTAATTACCGACCATAATGTGCGTGAAACCTTAGCTATTTGTGAGCATGCTTACATCGTGAGTGAAGGCTCGGTAATTGCAGAAGGCGCACCACATGAGATTCTAGAAAATGAAACAGTGCGTAGAGTTTATCTTGGTGATGATTTTACGGTTTAA
- a CDS encoding TolC family outer membrane protein, with amino-acid sequence MLLRAHHFQHRNRHSKRAKQAFILLLLPLQMSLVHAENPKSYFENIKNGIGRFIAPEPTRSGYKIDISELSNYQLDTSKVQELPRVGFVQQQNQNASMSNTMGTSSKLDLNQAVHIAVQRRPEITQSISSLSSQMANIDVAKAAYYPQISGGVGTADLTKGERGRQLVSLNATQMLYDFGKVKTSVNIEEAKLQQEQARVLVALDDIAFDVANAIVNIKRYQEITKIARQQIAGIARIAEIANLRAKAGISSQADPIQAQSNLEAAESNLIVQQTQLRQYQQRLRTLLGFDVSNVEWDLPISLVENAHLYEEPNFSKIPSLMLAQSGVDVARLQKDQARLSAMPTINIKGSVSQAINGRNPNNNEDDGLYNSIMIEANSNLYQGGASRSQTRAASYAEEAARAQVNTAYLDVLDQVRLIREDIENKQKQMDILSQRRQTTVRTKELYQEQYKLGTRTVVDLLNAEQAIHSAAQEIESARYDIYSSLVQYVQVTGRSRDTYDLNRISIQGFEVQP; translated from the coding sequence ATGCTATTAAGAGCACATCATTTTCAACATCGAAACAGGCATTCAAAAAGAGCCAAACAGGCATTTATTTTACTGTTATTGCCTTTGCAAATGTCATTAGTGCATGCTGAAAATCCTAAAAGTTATTTTGAAAATATCAAAAACGGTATTGGTAGATTTATAGCACCTGAACCGACAAGGTCAGGATATAAAATTGATATTAGTGAACTAAGTAATTACCAGCTCGATACTTCTAAAGTGCAAGAATTACCACGCGTGGGATTTGTACAACAGCAGAATCAAAATGCATCGATGTCAAATACGATGGGCACTTCATCTAAGCTCGATTTAAACCAAGCTGTCCATATTGCCGTACAACGTCGTCCTGAAATCACCCAAAGTATTTCCAGCTTGTCCTCACAGATGGCAAATATTGATGTGGCTAAAGCTGCTTACTATCCGCAAATTTCGGGTGGTGTGGGTACAGCAGATTTAACCAAAGGCGAGCGTGGTCGTCAGCTTGTTTCACTGAATGCGACGCAAATGCTGTACGATTTTGGCAAGGTGAAAACCAGCGTCAATATTGAAGAAGCGAAATTGCAACAAGAGCAAGCACGTGTTTTAGTGGCTTTAGATGATATTGCTTTCGATGTGGCTAATGCCATCGTCAATATTAAGCGCTATCAGGAAATCACCAAAATTGCCCGTCAACAAATTGCGGGTATCGCAAGAATTGCGGAAATTGCCAATCTACGTGCAAAGGCGGGGATTAGTAGTCAGGCCGATCCAATTCAAGCGCAATCAAATTTAGAAGCGGCTGAAAGTAACTTGATTGTTCAGCAAACTCAGCTTCGACAATATCAACAACGTTTACGCACTTTACTCGGTTTTGATGTTTCCAATGTGGAATGGGATTTACCCATTAGCTTAGTGGAAAATGCTCATCTCTATGAAGAACCGAACTTTAGTAAGATTCCTTCATTAATGCTGGCACAATCTGGTGTAGATGTGGCGCGTTTGCAAAAAGATCAGGCTCGACTCTCTGCCATGCCAACCATCAATATCAAAGGCAGTGTCAGCCAAGCGATCAATGGACGTAACCCAAATAACAATGAAGATGATGGATTATATAATTCGATCATGATTGAAGCGAATAGTAATCTGTATCAAGGCGGTGCATCACGCTCGCAAACACGTGCAGCCAGCTATGCAGAAGAAGCTGCACGGGCACAAGTCAATACCGCTTATTTGGATGTACTTGATCAAGTACGTTTAATCCGCGAAGATATTGAAAATAAACAAAAACAAATGGATATTCTTTCACAGCGCCGTCAAACAACTGTGCGTACCAAAGAGCTTTATCAAGAACAATATAAATTAGGTACACGTACTGTTGTCGACCTGTTGAATGCCGAACAAGCCATTCATAGCGCGGCACAGGAAATCGAATCTGCACGCTACGATATTTATTCATCTTTAGTG